Proteins co-encoded in one bacterium genomic window:
- a CDS encoding type Z 30S ribosomal protein S14: MAKTSLIVKQRRKPKFKVQGYTRCSICGRPRGVFRYFNLCRICLRDMAHKGLLPGVTKSSW, translated from the coding sequence ATGGCGAAAACCAGTTTGATCGTCAAGCAAAGACGAAAACCAAAATTTAAAGTCCAAGGCTACACGCGTTGTAGTATCTGTGGACGGCCGCGCGGGGTCTTCCGCTATTTCAATCTATGCCGTATCTGCCTGAGAGACATGGCCCATAAGGGTCTATTGCCAGGCGTTACGAAGTCGAGTTGGTAG